A part of Scleropages formosus chromosome 3, fSclFor1.1, whole genome shotgun sequence genomic DNA contains:
- the erich3 gene encoding glutamate-rich protein 3 isoform X2 translates to MSHLNAGLLSAYNSLTDKHLAGYFSNTRIRRHLVKVGLRHHHIQIKKKLEDFAQRERVNKIKVERSRRYNGDIIPLRSPRPPSGPRNGHTWHSGPEVEPSESSESPGSSRPNTAPEKIQRPIRLQPINSGSTHRPSQSSSPRTSSGDKERLGSTVLERDPVRHVATGKYSSGISPYCLPVINNFVTPVPPSSKRKARSFKSTPNGTMRGRKLRPTTAPSIPAVTKESKFHKMSTHSSASVTMVLHCKSLRISHNDIDLRHEVKVFQQHCGGENICVYKGKLREGEPFRFISRRHRGFPFSLTFYLNGLQVERLSSCCEFRHRRGFRLGGKRGHFSFVSVDGASPCYKCIIAMGLDKKPTPPPIGRQQDTEGEGFLGNSLEMTEDSRDKEKENVKEDSQCNMQAESSQGHDSNHRDSEEKDSIQDKEEDKAKDGYDEDFEADDERVDDERDESEPHAMNKETSSPSNEGRDFQSESKEDREIDNQESEDNEKDIYTDSEAEEDDKIRKKTTPSLSSRTSSFSSDNSNEDSESEAEEMKEAMPDRASSSISKVEWTEDDKTGQDVEEHIQLEHSEDDPRQGRLKELKASEEPMKAASTDNDEATSDANVKTTPTVEAVGLEPLDSALDRASLEGSLSNMQTGMTGGVARDDTEASTRETVEDVEPERAKSVQEKLAEAIMKEAQCDSEPEFSDTSTEEEEEQNCPGVQVQENFTAALPQLPCTKIKVTDEQPVGAEGEAPVKDIEDEMNANFVENQKVEDTTELPQEAQEPGFETEDEKMEETSTKTELQEQKTSRMVLENSEEVLQESENNVKENKMEMAATETGENQTDESGEAHAEGTDYNFMAVCEGKAEENENNDNAEDNETRGEGTEDGGDLSAAEVAVSNMYDDEAKAEDEWTAVEANKTEEGDTDASEHNESSGREKGEILEHTTEGDTEETNEKNDTIGQSDELTEAELEAPTEEERNLDKLSTLEDGSGHTEQEENHDTIQQDKAQTGEEDDDFNIKKTSAQENQVNDEDNTDMVAIGENNNEVQEEPTEEADSVAEQDSSSTMVLPATDEEATTDQPAIVKEEQKPPDYEDKSENLLKMTVETETKNEELDEKEGDIDLKENDSEPKEMGSKDELHVEEQIELENNTEMVNGNMDTELECETETVVETEVEQTVVENENDRSNLTETVVKSHTVEEDRVQAEECEGDNGSVFLDADQSHSRTKDLQGQDAESNESEKEQEAETVMPRSMKAENGEMRVLEIEEQEETKAELVMTEEGVKAELVKSEGNTEQPQNDASETDEKQKLESEEKGIPGANIENENEETKTSPEEHEETQDLLEGSTDGINKQGPTDVADTNITEAESELKAQDEQHDQVQPLMESDPNNVLDTENDGRDPTIAKKKDYENEANVEEYCMVDGGNRDEQVIAEGQSDIMENRLEITEPTVIEELDVLNETESRKAEREEKVNKSELNDFNDISEEEVKTEQNEETIDTHGTPNLLTQSVGQFMNTECEPEAVIDDDVFNTTSDVKNAEATAKEDDKDHVTNLEDKEAEVPSYEEESLHEDKADSQPLVTEPRDGEDTSELRSNHSKDEEAGGLRATQGMSDDDTEKYSTEAVPKTEDQSKDKVESSVSHSELEYRGETQ, encoded by the exons TCTTCTGTCGGCCTACAACAGCCTTACAGACAAACATCTGGCTGGATACTTCAGTAACACGCGGATCAGACGACACCTGGTGAAAGTAGGGCTG CGACACCACCATATACAAATCAAGAAAAAACTGGAGGATTTTGCACAAAGGGAACGTGTGAATAAAATCAAG GTGGAACGTTCCAGAAGATACAATGGTGACATCATTCCTTTACGTTCTCCGAGGCCTCCGTCAGGCCCCAGAAATGGACATACTTGGCATTCTGGGCCAGAAGTGGAACCGTCAGAGTCCTCTGAATCT CCTGGTTCCTCTCGGCCCAACACGGCCCCAGAGAAAATTCAGAGGCCCATCCGGCTCCAGCCCATAAACAGTGGCTCCACCCACAGGCCATCCCAGTCCTCCAGCCCCAGGACTTCCTCTGGGGACAAGGAGCGGCTTGGCAGCACTGTG CTGGAACGAGATCCCGTGAGGCATGTGGCAACGGGCAAGTATTCCAGTGGGATATCTCCTTATTGTCTTCCGGTCATCAATAATTTTGTCACTCCAGTGCCCCCTTCATccaaaagaaaagcaagaagTTTTAAAAGCACCCCCAATGGAACTATGAGGGGAAGAAAATTGCGTCCCACCACAGCTCCCAGCATTCCCGCGGTCACAAAG GAGTCCAAGTTCCATAAGATGTCGACACACAGCAGTGCGTCAGTAACAATGGTGCTTCACTGCAAGTCGCTGAGAATTTCTCACAATGACATAGACCTCAGGCATGAGGTGAAGGtcttccagcagcactgtggaGGGGAGAATATCTGCGTGTACAAAGGGAAGCTAAGAGAGGGAG AGCCTTTCCGGTTCATCTCGCGACGGCACCGTGGCTTCCCCTTCAGTCTCACTTTCTACCTCAATGGCCTGCAGGTGGAACGCCTGAGCTCTTGCTGTGAGTTCAGGCACCGAAGGGGCTTCAGACTTGGGGGGAAGCGTGGCCACTTCAGCTTTGTCAGTGTGGATGGGGCCTCTCCATGCTACAA GTGTATCATTGCTATGGGTCTAGACAAGAagcccacccctcccccaattGGAAGACAGCAGGACACAGAAGGAGAAGGCTTTCTTGGTAATTCCCTGGAGATGACTGAGGACTccagagacaaagagaaagaaaatgtcaaAGAGGATAGTCAGTGCAATATGCAAGCAGAATCCAGCCAAGGACATGACAGCAACCACAGGGATTCTGAGGAGAAAGATAGTATACAAGACAAGGAGGAGGACAAAGCAAAAGATG GCTACGACGAGGACTTTGAAGCTGATGACGAAAGAGTAGATGATGAGAGGGATGAGTCAGAACCTCATGCAATGAATAAAGAGACCTCTTCTCCATCTAATGAAGGCAGGGATTTTcaaagtgaaagcaaagaagACAGAGAGATTGACAACCAAGAGAGTGAGGACAATGAGAAAGACATATACACTGACAGTGAGGCTGAAGAAGATGACAAAATCA GAAAGAAGACAACGCCCTCTCTCTCTTCTAGGacttcctctttctcctcagACAACAGCAATGAGGACTCTGAGAGTGAAGCAGAAGAGATGAAGGAAGCCATGCCTGATAGAGCTTCCAGCTCTATCTCCAAAGTAGAATGGACAGAGGATGATAAGACAGGGCAAGATGTAGAGGAGCATATCCAGTTGGAGCATAGTGAAGATGATCCCAGACAAGGTAGGTTGAAAGAACTGAAGGCTTCTGAAGAACCTATGAAAGCAGCATCTACAGATAACGACGAGGCTACTTCTGATGCAAACGTCAAAACCACACCAACAGTGGAGGCCGTAGGCCTTGAACCACTAGATAGTGCATTGGACAGGGCCAGCTTGGAGGGCTCTCTCAGTAACATGCAGACAGGTATGACTGGAGGTGTTGCCAGAGATGATACAGAGGCCAGCACCAGGGAAACTGTTGAGGATGTGGAGCCTGAGAGGG CCAAGTCTGTGCAGGAGAAGTTGGCTGAAGCCATAATGAAGGAGGCCCAGTGTGACTCAGAACCAGAATTCAGTGACACCAGcactgaggaagaggaggaacagaACTGCCCTG GTGTGCAGGTACAAGAAAATTTCACTGCCGCCCTTCCACAGTTACCCTGCACAAAGATCAAGGTCACTGATGAGCAACCAGTGGGCGCTGAAGGAGAAGCTCCTGTAAAGGACATTGAGGATGAGATGAATGCTAACTTTGTGGAGAATCAGAAAGTAGAAGATACCACAGAGCTGCCTCAGGAGGCACAGGAGCCAGGTTTTGAAACAGAAGATGAAAAGATGGAGGAAACCTCAACAAAAACTGAGCTTCAGGAACAAAAAACTTCGAGAATGGTCCTGGAAAATTCTGAGGAGGTCCTGCAGGAAagtgaaaacaatgtaaagGAGAACAAAATGGAGATGGCAGCCACAGAGACAGGGGAAAACCAGACAGATGAGTCTGGTGAAGCCCATGCTGAAGGCACAGATTATAATTTTATGGCAGTGTGTGAAGGCAAAGCAGAGGagaatgaaaacaatgacaatgcCGAAGACAATGAGACTCGAGGAGAAGGAACTGAAGATGGAGGAGACCTAAGTGCAGCGGAGGTAGCTGTATCTAACATGTATGATGATGAGGCAAAAGCTGAGGATGAATGGACTGCAGTGGAGGCAAACAAGACTGAGGAAGGTGACACAGATGCGTCAGAACACAATGAAAGCAGTGGCCGCGAAAAGGGAGAAATTCTAGAGCACACTACAGAAGGAGACACTGAAgagacaaatgaaaaaaatgacaccataGGACAGAGTGATGAACTGACAGAGGCTGAACTAGAGGCACCTACAGAAGAAGAAAGGAACTTAGACAAGCTCAGCACATTGGAAGATGGAAGTGGACATACAGAGCAAGAAGAAAATCATGATACCATTCAGCAAGATAAAGCTCAGACTggggaggaagatgatgattttaatattaaaaaaacaagtgcCCAGGAGAACCAGGTTAATGATGAAGACAATACAGATATGGTAGCAATAGGTGAGAACAATAATGAGGTACAAGAGGAGCCAACAGAAGAAGCAGACTCTGTAGCTGAACAGGACAGCAGTAGTACTATGGTTCTACCGGCAACAGACGAGGAAGCAACCACAGATCAGCCAGCAATAGTTAAAGAGGAACAAAAACCCCCAGACTATGAGGATAAGTCTGAAAACTTACTCAAAATGACAGTAGAAACAGAGACTAAGAATGAAGAGTTGGATGAAAAAGAGGGAGACATAGATCTTAAGGAAAATGATTCAGAACCTAAGGAAATGGGATCCAAAGATGAGCTGCATGTGGAAGAACAAATAGAACTAGAAAATAACACTGAGATGGTGAATGGGAATATGGATACAGAATTAGAGTGTGAAACTGAGACAGTTGTTGAGACTGAAGTTGAGCAGACTGTAGTTGAAAATGAGAATGACAGATCAAACTTAACAGAGACAGTTGTTAAATCACATACAGTAGAAGAAGACAGAGTTCAAGCAGAAGAGTGTGAGGGTGATAATGGAAGTGTTTTCCTTGATGCAGACCAAAGTCATAGCCGAACAAAAGATCTACAAGGCCAGGACGCTGAAAGCAATGAATCGGAAAAAGAGCAAGAAGCAGAAACGGTAATGCCAAGAAGCATGAAAGCTGAAAATGGAGAGATGCGGGTCCTTGAGATTGAAGAacaggaggaaaccaaagcagaACTGGTCATGACAGAAGAAGGAGTAAAAGCAGAATTAGTCAAGTCAGAAGGTAATACAGAACAACCTCAGAATGATGCTAGTGAAACAGACGAAAAGCAAAAACTGGAAAGTGAAGAAAAGGGTATTCCGGGAGCAAacatagaaaatgaaaatgaggaaaCTAAGACATCACCAGAAGAACATGAGGAGACTCAAGATCTACTTGAAGGAAGCACTGATGGCATAAATAAACAAGGGCCAACAGATGTGGCTGATACAAACATCACTGAGGCTGAATCTGAGTTGAAAGCACAAGATGAGCAGCATGATCAGGTGCAACCTTTAATGGAAAGTGATCCCAACAATGTGCTAGACACAGAAAATGATGGCAGGGATCCCACCATAGCTAAGAAGAAAGACTATGAAAATGAAGCAAATGTGGAGGAATACTGTATGGTTGATGGAGGAAACAGAGATGAACAAGTAATAGCAGAAGGTCAATCAGACATCATGGAGAACAGATTGGAGATTACTGAGCCTACAGTGATTGAAGAGCTAGACGTGTTAAATGAGACCGAGAGCAGAAAAgctgaaagagaggaaaaagtgaataaatcagAATTGAATGATTTCAATGACATATCTGAGGAGGaagtaaaaacagaacagaatgaAGAGACCATTGATACCCATGGTACACCCAATTTGTTAACACAGTCTGTAGGTCAGTTCATGAATACTGAATGTGAACCAGAAGCTGTaattgatgatgatgtgtttaACACTACATCTGATGTGAAAAATGCAGAAGCTACAGCTAAAGAGGATGACAAGGATCACGTGACTAACTTGGAAGACAAAGAGGCAGAAGTGCCTAGCTATGAAGAGGAATCCTTGCATGAGGACAAAGCTGATTCTCAGCCCCTGGTCACAGAACCTAGAGATGGGGAGGATACATCTGAGCTCAGAAGCAATCACTCCAAAGACGAAGAAGCAGGAGGATTAAGGGCTACTCAAGGCATGTCAGATGATGATACagagaaatacagtacagaggCTGTTCCAAAAACTGAAGACCAGAGCAAAGACAAAGTTGAAAGTTCAGTGTCCCACTCTGAACTAGAATATAGAGGCGAAACACAGTAA
- the erich3 gene encoding glutamate-rich protein 3 isoform X1, with protein sequence MSHLNAGLLSAYNSLTDKHLAGYFSNTRIRRHLVKVGLITRSGSIVPDKEYKYNVMRKYHERHMRECLAQAIFNKVLDIERHHHIQIKKKLEDFAQRERVNKIKVERSRRYNGDIIPLRSPRPPSGPRNGHTWHSGPEVEPSESSESPGSSRPNTAPEKIQRPIRLQPINSGSTHRPSQSSSPRTSSGDKERLGSTVLERDPVRHVATGKYSSGISPYCLPVINNFVTPVPPSSKRKARSFKSTPNGTMRGRKLRPTTAPSIPAVTKESKFHKMSTHSSASVTMVLHCKSLRISHNDIDLRHEVKVFQQHCGGENICVYKGKLREGEPFRFISRRHRGFPFSLTFYLNGLQVERLSSCCEFRHRRGFRLGGKRGHFSFVSVDGASPCYKCIIAMGLDKKPTPPPIGRQQDTEGEGFLGNSLEMTEDSRDKEKENVKEDSQCNMQAESSQGHDSNHRDSEEKDSIQDKEEDKAKDGYDEDFEADDERVDDERDESEPHAMNKETSSPSNEGRDFQSESKEDREIDNQESEDNEKDIYTDSEAEEDDKIRKKTTPSLSSRTSSFSSDNSNEDSESEAEEMKEAMPDRASSSISKVEWTEDDKTGQDVEEHIQLEHSEDDPRQGRLKELKASEEPMKAASTDNDEATSDANVKTTPTVEAVGLEPLDSALDRASLEGSLSNMQTGMTGGVARDDTEASTRETVEDVEPERAKSVQEKLAEAIMKEAQCDSEPEFSDTSTEEEEEQNCPGVQVQENFTAALPQLPCTKIKVTDEQPVGAEGEAPVKDIEDEMNANFVENQKVEDTTELPQEAQEPGFETEDEKMEETSTKTELQEQKTSRMVLENSEEVLQESENNVKENKMEMAATETGENQTDESGEAHAEGTDYNFMAVCEGKAEENENNDNAEDNETRGEGTEDGGDLSAAEVAVSNMYDDEAKAEDEWTAVEANKTEEGDTDASEHNESSGREKGEILEHTTEGDTEETNEKNDTIGQSDELTEAELEAPTEEERNLDKLSTLEDGSGHTEQEENHDTIQQDKAQTGEEDDDFNIKKTSAQENQVNDEDNTDMVAIGENNNEVQEEPTEEADSVAEQDSSSTMVLPATDEEATTDQPAIVKEEQKPPDYEDKSENLLKMTVETETKNEELDEKEGDIDLKENDSEPKEMGSKDELHVEEQIELENNTEMVNGNMDTELECETETVVETEVEQTVVENENDRSNLTETVVKSHTVEEDRVQAEECEGDNGSVFLDADQSHSRTKDLQGQDAESNESEKEQEAETVMPRSMKAENGEMRVLEIEEQEETKAELVMTEEGVKAELVKSEGNTEQPQNDASETDEKQKLESEEKGIPGANIENENEETKTSPEEHEETQDLLEGSTDGINKQGPTDVADTNITEAESELKAQDEQHDQVQPLMESDPNNVLDTENDGRDPTIAKKKDYENEANVEEYCMVDGGNRDEQVIAEGQSDIMENRLEITEPTVIEELDVLNETESRKAEREEKVNKSELNDFNDISEEEVKTEQNEETIDTHGTPNLLTQSVGQFMNTECEPEAVIDDDVFNTTSDVKNAEATAKEDDKDHVTNLEDKEAEVPSYEEESLHEDKADSQPLVTEPRDGEDTSELRSNHSKDEEAGGLRATQGMSDDDTEKYSTEAVPKTEDQSKDKVESSVSHSELEYRGETQ encoded by the exons TCTTCTGTCGGCCTACAACAGCCTTACAGACAAACATCTGGCTGGATACTTCAGTAACACGCGGATCAGACGACACCTGGTGAAAGTAGGGCTG ATCACACGGAGTGGGAGCATTGTCCCAGATAAGGAGTACAAGTACAATGTGATGAGGAAATACCATGAAAGGCACATGCGTGAATGTCTGGCCCAAGCCATATTCAACAAGGTGTTGGACATAGAG CGACACCACCATATACAAATCAAGAAAAAACTGGAGGATTTTGCACAAAGGGAACGTGTGAATAAAATCAAG GTGGAACGTTCCAGAAGATACAATGGTGACATCATTCCTTTACGTTCTCCGAGGCCTCCGTCAGGCCCCAGAAATGGACATACTTGGCATTCTGGGCCAGAAGTGGAACCGTCAGAGTCCTCTGAATCT CCTGGTTCCTCTCGGCCCAACACGGCCCCAGAGAAAATTCAGAGGCCCATCCGGCTCCAGCCCATAAACAGTGGCTCCACCCACAGGCCATCCCAGTCCTCCAGCCCCAGGACTTCCTCTGGGGACAAGGAGCGGCTTGGCAGCACTGTG CTGGAACGAGATCCCGTGAGGCATGTGGCAACGGGCAAGTATTCCAGTGGGATATCTCCTTATTGTCTTCCGGTCATCAATAATTTTGTCACTCCAGTGCCCCCTTCATccaaaagaaaagcaagaagTTTTAAAAGCACCCCCAATGGAACTATGAGGGGAAGAAAATTGCGTCCCACCACAGCTCCCAGCATTCCCGCGGTCACAAAG GAGTCCAAGTTCCATAAGATGTCGACACACAGCAGTGCGTCAGTAACAATGGTGCTTCACTGCAAGTCGCTGAGAATTTCTCACAATGACATAGACCTCAGGCATGAGGTGAAGGtcttccagcagcactgtggaGGGGAGAATATCTGCGTGTACAAAGGGAAGCTAAGAGAGGGAG AGCCTTTCCGGTTCATCTCGCGACGGCACCGTGGCTTCCCCTTCAGTCTCACTTTCTACCTCAATGGCCTGCAGGTGGAACGCCTGAGCTCTTGCTGTGAGTTCAGGCACCGAAGGGGCTTCAGACTTGGGGGGAAGCGTGGCCACTTCAGCTTTGTCAGTGTGGATGGGGCCTCTCCATGCTACAA GTGTATCATTGCTATGGGTCTAGACAAGAagcccacccctcccccaattGGAAGACAGCAGGACACAGAAGGAGAAGGCTTTCTTGGTAATTCCCTGGAGATGACTGAGGACTccagagacaaagagaaagaaaatgtcaaAGAGGATAGTCAGTGCAATATGCAAGCAGAATCCAGCCAAGGACATGACAGCAACCACAGGGATTCTGAGGAGAAAGATAGTATACAAGACAAGGAGGAGGACAAAGCAAAAGATG GCTACGACGAGGACTTTGAAGCTGATGACGAAAGAGTAGATGATGAGAGGGATGAGTCAGAACCTCATGCAATGAATAAAGAGACCTCTTCTCCATCTAATGAAGGCAGGGATTTTcaaagtgaaagcaaagaagACAGAGAGATTGACAACCAAGAGAGTGAGGACAATGAGAAAGACATATACACTGACAGTGAGGCTGAAGAAGATGACAAAATCA GAAAGAAGACAACGCCCTCTCTCTCTTCTAGGacttcctctttctcctcagACAACAGCAATGAGGACTCTGAGAGTGAAGCAGAAGAGATGAAGGAAGCCATGCCTGATAGAGCTTCCAGCTCTATCTCCAAAGTAGAATGGACAGAGGATGATAAGACAGGGCAAGATGTAGAGGAGCATATCCAGTTGGAGCATAGTGAAGATGATCCCAGACAAGGTAGGTTGAAAGAACTGAAGGCTTCTGAAGAACCTATGAAAGCAGCATCTACAGATAACGACGAGGCTACTTCTGATGCAAACGTCAAAACCACACCAACAGTGGAGGCCGTAGGCCTTGAACCACTAGATAGTGCATTGGACAGGGCCAGCTTGGAGGGCTCTCTCAGTAACATGCAGACAGGTATGACTGGAGGTGTTGCCAGAGATGATACAGAGGCCAGCACCAGGGAAACTGTTGAGGATGTGGAGCCTGAGAGGG CCAAGTCTGTGCAGGAGAAGTTGGCTGAAGCCATAATGAAGGAGGCCCAGTGTGACTCAGAACCAGAATTCAGTGACACCAGcactgaggaagaggaggaacagaACTGCCCTG GTGTGCAGGTACAAGAAAATTTCACTGCCGCCCTTCCACAGTTACCCTGCACAAAGATCAAGGTCACTGATGAGCAACCAGTGGGCGCTGAAGGAGAAGCTCCTGTAAAGGACATTGAGGATGAGATGAATGCTAACTTTGTGGAGAATCAGAAAGTAGAAGATACCACAGAGCTGCCTCAGGAGGCACAGGAGCCAGGTTTTGAAACAGAAGATGAAAAGATGGAGGAAACCTCAACAAAAACTGAGCTTCAGGAACAAAAAACTTCGAGAATGGTCCTGGAAAATTCTGAGGAGGTCCTGCAGGAAagtgaaaacaatgtaaagGAGAACAAAATGGAGATGGCAGCCACAGAGACAGGGGAAAACCAGACAGATGAGTCTGGTGAAGCCCATGCTGAAGGCACAGATTATAATTTTATGGCAGTGTGTGAAGGCAAAGCAGAGGagaatgaaaacaatgacaatgcCGAAGACAATGAGACTCGAGGAGAAGGAACTGAAGATGGAGGAGACCTAAGTGCAGCGGAGGTAGCTGTATCTAACATGTATGATGATGAGGCAAAAGCTGAGGATGAATGGACTGCAGTGGAGGCAAACAAGACTGAGGAAGGTGACACAGATGCGTCAGAACACAATGAAAGCAGTGGCCGCGAAAAGGGAGAAATTCTAGAGCACACTACAGAAGGAGACACTGAAgagacaaatgaaaaaaatgacaccataGGACAGAGTGATGAACTGACAGAGGCTGAACTAGAGGCACCTACAGAAGAAGAAAGGAACTTAGACAAGCTCAGCACATTGGAAGATGGAAGTGGACATACAGAGCAAGAAGAAAATCATGATACCATTCAGCAAGATAAAGCTCAGACTggggaggaagatgatgattttaatattaaaaaaacaagtgcCCAGGAGAACCAGGTTAATGATGAAGACAATACAGATATGGTAGCAATAGGTGAGAACAATAATGAGGTACAAGAGGAGCCAACAGAAGAAGCAGACTCTGTAGCTGAACAGGACAGCAGTAGTACTATGGTTCTACCGGCAACAGACGAGGAAGCAACCACAGATCAGCCAGCAATAGTTAAAGAGGAACAAAAACCCCCAGACTATGAGGATAAGTCTGAAAACTTACTCAAAATGACAGTAGAAACAGAGACTAAGAATGAAGAGTTGGATGAAAAAGAGGGAGACATAGATCTTAAGGAAAATGATTCAGAACCTAAGGAAATGGGATCCAAAGATGAGCTGCATGTGGAAGAACAAATAGAACTAGAAAATAACACTGAGATGGTGAATGGGAATATGGATACAGAATTAGAGTGTGAAACTGAGACAGTTGTTGAGACTGAAGTTGAGCAGACTGTAGTTGAAAATGAGAATGACAGATCAAACTTAACAGAGACAGTTGTTAAATCACATACAGTAGAAGAAGACAGAGTTCAAGCAGAAGAGTGTGAGGGTGATAATGGAAGTGTTTTCCTTGATGCAGACCAAAGTCATAGCCGAACAAAAGATCTACAAGGCCAGGACGCTGAAAGCAATGAATCGGAAAAAGAGCAAGAAGCAGAAACGGTAATGCCAAGAAGCATGAAAGCTGAAAATGGAGAGATGCGGGTCCTTGAGATTGAAGAacaggaggaaaccaaagcagaACTGGTCATGACAGAAGAAGGAGTAAAAGCAGAATTAGTCAAGTCAGAAGGTAATACAGAACAACCTCAGAATGATGCTAGTGAAACAGACGAAAAGCAAAAACTGGAAAGTGAAGAAAAGGGTATTCCGGGAGCAAacatagaaaatgaaaatgaggaaaCTAAGACATCACCAGAAGAACATGAGGAGACTCAAGATCTACTTGAAGGAAGCACTGATGGCATAAATAAACAAGGGCCAACAGATGTGGCTGATACAAACATCACTGAGGCTGAATCTGAGTTGAAAGCACAAGATGAGCAGCATGATCAGGTGCAACCTTTAATGGAAAGTGATCCCAACAATGTGCTAGACACAGAAAATGATGGCAGGGATCCCACCATAGCTAAGAAGAAAGACTATGAAAATGAAGCAAATGTGGAGGAATACTGTATGGTTGATGGAGGAAACAGAGATGAACAAGTAATAGCAGAAGGTCAATCAGACATCATGGAGAACAGATTGGAGATTACTGAGCCTACAGTGATTGAAGAGCTAGACGTGTTAAATGAGACCGAGAGCAGAAAAgctgaaagagaggaaaaagtgaataaatcagAATTGAATGATTTCAATGACATATCTGAGGAGGaagtaaaaacagaacagaatgaAGAGACCATTGATACCCATGGTACACCCAATTTGTTAACACAGTCTGTAGGTCAGTTCATGAATACTGAATGTGAACCAGAAGCTGTaattgatgatgatgtgtttaACACTACATCTGATGTGAAAAATGCAGAAGCTACAGCTAAAGAGGATGACAAGGATCACGTGACTAACTTGGAAGACAAAGAGGCAGAAGTGCCTAGCTATGAAGAGGAATCCTTGCATGAGGACAAAGCTGATTCTCAGCCCCTGGTCACAGAACCTAGAGATGGGGAGGATACATCTGAGCTCAGAAGCAATCACTCCAAAGACGAAGAAGCAGGAGGATTAAGGGCTACTCAAGGCATGTCAGATGATGATACagagaaatacagtacagaggCTGTTCCAAAAACTGAAGACCAGAGCAAAGACAAAGTTGAAAGTTCAGTGTCCCACTCTGAACTAGAATATAGAGGCGAAACACAGTAA